The proteins below come from a single Terriglobales bacterium genomic window:
- a CDS encoding metalloregulator ArsR/SmtB family transcription factor, translating into MESAFGIIAEPNRRAILSLLASSEQSVGEIERRLRMPQPTVSKHLRVLREAGFVESTVDAQRRLYRLKPGPFQELDEWLAQFRRFWSAHVDALERHLDRMDEDQPTTPKKKTRTRRRSPKRESD; encoded by the coding sequence ATAGCGGAGCCGAACCGGCGCGCGATTTTGAGCCTGCTGGCCTCGTCAGAGCAGTCGGTAGGAGAGATTGAGCGTCGACTTCGTATGCCGCAGCCTACGGTGTCAAAGCATCTGCGCGTCCTGCGTGAGGCCGGGTTCGTGGAATCCACGGTAGATGCACAACGTCGTCTCTACCGGCTGAAGCCTGGACCATTTCAGGAGCTTGACGAGTGGCTGGCACAGTTTCGCCGCTTCTGGTCCGCTCATGTCGATGCCCTTGAACGCCACCTCGATCGCATGGATGAAGATCAACCAACAACGCCGAAAAAAAAGACGAGAACAAGGCGGCGCAGCCCAAAACGGGAATCGGATTAA
- a CDS encoding VOC family protein, with protein sequence MKIKLTSVYVDDQDKALRFYTEVLGFAKKTDFSQGPYRWLTVASPDEPDGTELQLALNNNPAAKAYQQAIFQQNQPATMFFTADIQGDYERIKARGAEFTMPPTNVTGSTIAMVKDTCGNLIQITQLTRYSG encoded by the coding sequence ATGAAAATCAAATTGACCAGCGTATATGTGGACGATCAGGACAAAGCTCTGCGGTTCTATACAGAGGTACTGGGTTTTGCCAAGAAGACGGATTTCAGCCAGGGTCCCTATCGCTGGCTCACGGTGGCCTCGCCCGATGAGCCGGACGGCACTGAGCTGCAGCTGGCATTGAACAACAATCCTGCGGCGAAGGCGTATCAGCAGGCGATCTTTCAACAAAACCAGCCCGCGACCATGTTTTTCACCGCCGACATCCAAGGCGACTACGAGCGCATCAAGGCGCGCGGCGCCGAGTTCACGATGCCGCCAACCAACGTCACCGGCTCGACCATCGCGATGGTGAAAGACACCTGCGGCAACCTCATTCAGATCACCCAGTTGACACGCTATTCGGGTTGA
- a CDS encoding SRPBCC family protein, producing MTDREQYTPGPASGAQVKKDGEMWTLILTRELRHKPEKVWRALTEPAHLREWAPFEVDRSLGAVGSTVKFGWVGSLTSQVSEIKVTRADAPKVLEYSWGDANTRWELEPFAGGTRLTMWHSLNRRFVAMGAAGWHICFDVLDRLLSGNPIGRIAGAEVMKFDGWQRLHKEYAKQFGIEPPKWPPQAAQNS from the coding sequence ATGACCGATCGCGAGCAGTACACACCGGGTCCGGCCAGCGGCGCGCAGGTAAAGAAAGACGGAGAAATGTGGACGCTCATTCTCACGAGAGAGCTGCGCCACAAGCCGGAAAAAGTGTGGCGAGCCCTCACCGAGCCGGCGCATCTGCGCGAGTGGGCTCCCTTTGAGGTTGATCGGAGCCTGGGTGCGGTGGGAAGCACGGTGAAGTTCGGCTGGGTGGGATCTCTCACGTCACAGGTTTCCGAAATAAAAGTGACGCGAGCCGACGCTCCGAAAGTGCTTGAGTACAGCTGGGGCGACGCGAATACTAGGTGGGAACTCGAACCTTTTGCCGGCGGTACGCGCCTCACGATGTGGCACAGCCTCAATCGCAGGTTTGTCGCAATGGGCGCTGCCGGATGGCACATCTGCTTCGACGTTCTGGATCGCCTTCTCAGCGGAAATCCGATCGGCCGTATCGCTGGAGCCGAAGTAATGAAGTTCGATGGCTGGCAGCGGCTGCACAAAGAGTACGCCAAACAATTCGGGATTGAACCACCGAAGTGGCCGCCTCAAGCGGCTCAAAACTCCTAA
- a CDS encoding DUF1801 domain-containing protein, with translation MSTKKAIAVESASARIDDRIKQLGDWRGKTLAKVREIIHAADPEIVEEWKWAKATNPGTPVWSHSGIVCTGETYKSVVKMTFAKGAELKDPSRLFNSSLDGNVRRAIDIHESDKINEAALKDLIRAAVALNLKGKDKPKPKLQRATSKRLD, from the coding sequence ATGAGCACCAAAAAGGCGATTGCAGTGGAATCTGCGTCCGCACGAATCGACGACAGGATCAAACAACTAGGCGACTGGCGCGGGAAGACACTCGCGAAAGTGCGCGAAATAATCCACGCCGCAGATCCTGAAATTGTCGAAGAGTGGAAGTGGGCGAAAGCAACGAATCCCGGAACACCCGTCTGGTCTCATAGCGGCATCGTCTGCACGGGAGAAACGTACAAGAGTGTCGTCAAGATGACATTCGCCAAAGGCGCTGAGTTGAAGGATCCTTCCCGTTTGTTCAACTCCAGCCTCGACGGGAATGTCCGGCGCGCGATCGACATCCACGAAAGCGACAAGATCAATGAGGCGGCGTTGAAGGATCTTATTCGCGCTGCAGTAGCGCTCAACCTCAAAGGCAAGGACAAGCCCAAACCGAAGCTCCAGCGAGCGACCAGCAAGCGGTTGGACTAA
- a CDS encoding electron transfer flavoprotein subunit beta/FixA family protein yields MKILVCMKQVPQKDAPLKLNESGTWIREDVSYEVNEPDAYALEEALRQKEKHGGEVVVITTGPARAQQVLREALAKGADRAIHLEGAEFVGLDSLNTAKAIAAAIKDEQFDLVFTGLQSDDYGYAQTGVLLAEILGWPHATIIMSIEKTDSGIRLKRELESGFFQHLEMPLPAVLTIQSGINKLRYATLIGIKQAKNKPLRKVTHAEVQQALGPNLQKIEKLYIPQKQKKTEMLEGSPTEVAKKLVDKLKNEVRVL; encoded by the coding sequence ATGAAGATCCTGGTTTGCATGAAGCAGGTGCCGCAGAAGGATGCGCCTCTCAAGCTGAACGAGAGCGGCACCTGGATTCGCGAAGACGTTTCCTACGAAGTCAATGAACCTGATGCGTATGCGCTTGAAGAGGCGCTGAGGCAGAAGGAGAAGCACGGCGGCGAGGTCGTCGTTATCACCACTGGGCCCGCGCGTGCGCAGCAGGTTTTGCGCGAGGCGCTGGCTAAAGGCGCCGATCGCGCGATTCACCTCGAAGGCGCAGAGTTTGTCGGACTTGATTCTCTCAATACCGCGAAGGCAATTGCGGCAGCAATCAAGGACGAGCAGTTTGATCTGGTCTTCACCGGTTTGCAATCCGACGATTATGGCTATGCGCAGACCGGAGTGCTGCTGGCCGAAATTCTGGGATGGCCGCATGCGACCATCATTATGAGCATCGAGAAGACCGATTCGGGAATTCGCCTGAAGCGCGAGCTGGAATCGGGATTCTTCCAGCACCTCGAAATGCCCTTGCCGGCGGTGCTCACGATTCAATCGGGCATCAACAAACTGCGCTATGCCACGCTGATCGGAATCAAGCAGGCGAAGAACAAGCCGCTGCGCAAAGTCACACATGCTGAGGTTCAGCAAGCTCTAGGGCCGAATCTGCAGAAAATTGAGAAGCTGTACATTCCTCAGAAACAAAAGAAAACAGAGATGTTGGAGGGATCGCCGACCGAAGTCGCGAAGAAATTGGTGGACAAGCTCAAGAATGAAGTTCGCGTGCTCTGA
- a CDS encoding electron transfer flavoprotein subunit alpha/FixB family protein produces MADTILVVGEQREGKLNRVSFETLTAAQAIAAETGWTLEAAVIGSNIDSVAQEIAKAKVAKVYAIESPQLERYTADAYVAALRQVISTKQPKLVLMPHTYQVRDFAPKLAASLGRTLISDAIGYRKDGTKLVFTRQMFQGKFAADVSFSCDPPHFATFQAGSFRGDKVEMGASAAPIEKVAAHVDASSIRVKPLEIFKEAKQAVDLTQAEIIVSVGRGIKEQKNIEIAKALADALGGEIAASRPICDSGWLPMDRQIGSSGQTVAPKLYLALGISGAIQHIVGMKGARSIIAINKDGEAPIFEIADYGVVGNLFDVVPALTEEVKKAKAGQ; encoded by the coding sequence ATGGCAGACACAATTCTCGTCGTTGGCGAACAACGTGAAGGTAAGCTGAACCGGGTCTCGTTTGAAACTCTCACAGCCGCACAGGCCATCGCTGCCGAGACTGGCTGGACACTCGAAGCCGCCGTTATTGGCAGCAACATCGATTCTGTCGCGCAGGAGATTGCGAAAGCGAAAGTCGCAAAGGTATATGCGATCGAATCGCCACAGCTCGAGCGCTATACCGCGGACGCGTACGTAGCCGCTCTGAGACAAGTCATCTCGACGAAGCAGCCTAAGCTCGTGCTGATGCCGCACACGTATCAAGTGCGTGACTTCGCGCCAAAGCTTGCCGCCTCACTTGGACGCACGCTGATTAGCGACGCAATCGGATATCGGAAGGATGGCACAAAGCTGGTCTTCACGCGCCAGATGTTCCAGGGCAAATTCGCCGCCGATGTTTCGTTTTCTTGCGATCCGCCACACTTCGCGACTTTCCAGGCAGGCTCTTTCCGTGGCGATAAAGTCGAAATGGGCGCGAGTGCAGCGCCAATCGAGAAGGTTGCCGCCCACGTCGATGCCAGTTCTATCCGCGTAAAGCCGCTGGAGATCTTCAAGGAAGCCAAGCAGGCTGTCGATCTCACACAAGCCGAAATCATCGTCTCTGTCGGACGCGGGATCAAAGAACAAAAGAACATAGAAATCGCCAAAGCACTGGCCGATGCTCTCGGCGGCGAGATCGCAGCATCGCGTCCGATATGCGATTCCGGCTGGTTACCCATGGATCGCCAGATCGGATCGTCAGGACAAACGGTAGCTCCGAAGTTGTACCTTGCTTTGGGCATTAGCGGAGCAATTCAGCACATTGTCGGGATGAAGGGTGCGCGCAGCATCATCGCGATAAATAAGGACGGAGAAGCTCCGATTTTTGAGATCGCGGATTATGGGGTTGTCGGCAATCTGTTTGACGTGGTGCCAGCGTTGACTGAGGAAGTAAAGAAGGCCAAGGCTGGTCAGTAG